From Enterococcus mundtii, the proteins below share one genomic window:
- a CDS encoding ABC transporter ATP-binding protein — protein sequence MSKGNNRSPQGPMGGGPGRNIGAKGEKPKNFWGTVRRLFGYMSKRLVAIIAVFVLAIAAVVFQIQTPKVLGKATTEIFNGVMLGARQMQEGQQVTKFPIDFDKIGQIIATVIVMYLISAVFNFLQQFIMTRVSQRTVYELRHDLETKMNRVPISYYDTHTNGDIMSRAINDMDNIASTLQQNLTQFVTSAVTLIGVIVMMLSISWQLTLVALLMIPLSLIIVMIVAPKSQVFFADQQKSLGLLNNQVEETYAGHTIVQTFNHTAKDQAVFEIENQNLYASGWKAQFISAIIMPLMNFVKNLGYVFVAVLGGIKVANGNMALGDVQAFLQYTTQFSQPITQLASLMNTIQSTVASAERVFEVLDEEEMTNEKSGLPVEENTPYKVRFENVQFGYTPNHLLMKDFNLDVKPGEMVAIVGPTGAGKTTLINLLERFYDVSGGSIRYDGVDTRDVSRDVLRAQFSMVLQDTWLFTGTIYDNIKYGNDDATDEQVIEAAKAAHVDEFVRKLPDGYDTILNEDASNISQGQRQLITIARAFLANPDVLILDEATSSVDTRTEILIQKAMNRLLKNRTSFVVAHRLSTIRDADNIIVMNQGSIVETGNHDTLMEKDGFYADLYNSQFTEEAS from the coding sequence ATGAGTAAAGGAAACAATCGATCTCCTCAAGGACCAATGGGTGGGGGACCAGGACGTAACATTGGTGCTAAAGGAGAAAAACCAAAAAACTTTTGGGGCACTGTTCGTCGGTTATTCGGCTATATGTCTAAGCGTTTAGTAGCGATCATTGCTGTATTTGTCTTAGCGATTGCAGCTGTCGTCTTCCAAATCCAGACACCAAAAGTATTAGGGAAAGCAACCACAGAAATTTTTAACGGTGTGATGCTTGGCGCAAGACAAATGCAAGAAGGGCAACAAGTCACTAAATTCCCAATCGATTTTGACAAAATTGGTCAAATCATTGCGACAGTGATTGTTATGTACTTGATTTCTGCCGTGTTCAACTTCTTGCAACAGTTCATTATGACTCGCGTGTCGCAACGTACGGTATATGAGTTAAGACATGATTTAGAGACAAAAATGAATCGTGTGCCGATCTCTTATTATGATACACATACGAATGGGGATATCATGTCTCGAGCAATCAACGACATGGATAATATCGCCAGCACGTTACAACAAAACTTGACTCAATTTGTCACAAGTGCGGTCACACTGATCGGGGTCATCGTCATGATGCTATCCATCAGCTGGCAACTGACATTAGTGGCGTTGTTGATGATTCCATTGAGCTTGATCATCGTGATGATCGTTGCACCGAAATCACAAGTTTTCTTTGCGGATCAACAAAAGAGTTTAGGATTATTGAACAACCAAGTCGAAGAAACCTATGCTGGACATACGATCGTCCAAACGTTCAACCATACAGCAAAAGACCAAGCAGTTTTTGAGATTGAAAACCAAAATTTATATGCCTCTGGTTGGAAAGCGCAGTTTATTTCTGCAATCATCATGCCATTGATGAACTTCGTCAAAAATCTAGGGTACGTCTTTGTGGCTGTACTTGGTGGGATCAAAGTAGCCAATGGGAATATGGCATTAGGGGATGTGCAAGCATTCTTACAATATACGACGCAATTTTCTCAACCAATCACACAATTGGCAAGCTTGATGAATACGATCCAATCAACAGTCGCTTCGGCTGAACGTGTCTTTGAAGTCTTAGACGAAGAAGAGATGACCAATGAAAAATCTGGTTTACCAGTCGAAGAAAATACACCGTACAAAGTTCGTTTTGAAAATGTGCAGTTTGGTTATACGCCAAATCATTTATTGATGAAAGATTTCAATTTGGATGTGAAGCCAGGTGAAATGGTCGCTATTGTCGGTCCGACTGGGGCTGGTAAAACGACTTTGATCAATCTATTGGAACGTTTTTATGATGTTTCAGGCGGAAGCATTCGGTATGACGGTGTCGATACGAGAGATGTTTCTCGTGATGTATTACGTGCGCAATTTTCAATGGTACTCCAAGATACATGGTTATTTACTGGAACGATCTATGACAATATCAAGTATGGAAATGATGATGCAACGGATGAACAAGTGATCGAAGCTGCGAAAGCTGCCCATGTCGATGAATTTGTCCGCAAATTACCTGACGGTTATGATACGATCTTAAATGAAGATGCAAGCAATATCTCACAAGGTCAACGTCAATTGATTACAATTGCCCGAGCATTCTTAGCAAATCCAGATGTCTTGATCTTGGATGAAGCAACCTCAAGTGTCGATACTCGTACGGAGATTTTGATTCAAAAAGCGATGAACCGTTTATTGAAAAATCGTACAAGTTTTGTAGTTGCGCATCGCTTATCAACGATTCGTGATGCGGATAATATTATCGTGATGAACCAAGGATCGATCGTTGAAACAGGAAACCATGATACACTCATGGAAAAAGATGGGTTCTATGCTGATCTGTATAATAGTCAGTTTACAGAAGAAGCTTCATAA
- a CDS encoding PTS transporter subunit EIIC: MIMPNLSIFIAWGLLSIVSNIVSGDLRQTLVHVTDWLIYLLLPILISYSGAKIFDQKAAVAGGIAVIGMIVVSDLPQLFGAMIIGLITGGIFHWVDRWLAPKIKPGYEMLLNNLMIGLIGGVVCLLGILVIQPLVEGSLSYVGRFVYWLIEQHLLPVVSLVLEPLKVLFLNNVINHGILTPLGMEMAQHTGHSILFLMEANPGPGIGILSAFLFAGDREKSVKAGGALMIQAVGGIHEIYFPFVLMQPALFFAVMVGGATGTFVFQLFASGLNAPVSPGSLVIILGNTPPSQLAGVILGIILSAIATFVCAILLLKKTKPVESILQERSQLMNHEAVNQIIFACDAGMGSSAMGAAILKKKLHAQGIDIPISYTSIYDLPNHKKQLVIVQSAFQSLAQEKAKESQIIAVDHFLEVESYLPLIKQQLHEINIEPQIKKQQEVEQPRTRVVFLYQGNRRGSQTMGMTILMKLAKEYQFDLSVEKTAIEDLVPEKEVVYLANESMAKAYQLEQQVEHLLIIDHFVSTKAYLSLVKEVD, from the coding sequence ATGATCATGCCAAATCTAAGTATTTTTATTGCTTGGGGTTTGTTATCGATTGTATCAAATATCGTATCAGGTGATTTGCGCCAAACGCTTGTACATGTCACTGACTGGCTGATTTATCTGTTATTGCCTATTTTGATCAGTTACTCTGGAGCAAAGATTTTTGATCAAAAAGCAGCTGTAGCAGGTGGGATTGCTGTCATCGGTATGATAGTAGTTTCTGATCTTCCACAACTATTCGGAGCGATGATCATCGGTTTGATCACGGGAGGTATTTTTCATTGGGTAGATCGTTGGCTGGCGCCGAAAATCAAGCCTGGGTATGAGATGTTGCTGAATAACTTGATGATCGGTCTAATCGGTGGGGTTGTCTGTCTATTAGGCATACTGGTCATACAGCCACTTGTTGAAGGTAGTTTGTCTTATGTTGGACGCTTTGTTTATTGGCTCATTGAACAACATTTGTTACCAGTTGTCAGTTTAGTGTTGGAACCGTTAAAGGTCTTATTTTTGAACAATGTCATCAATCACGGCATCTTGACACCTTTAGGAATGGAGATGGCACAACATACGGGGCATTCGATCTTATTTTTAATGGAAGCCAATCCTGGGCCAGGAATAGGGATTTTGAGTGCATTTTTATTTGCTGGTGATCGAGAAAAAAGTGTCAAAGCAGGTGGAGCATTGATGATCCAAGCAGTGGGAGGGATCCATGAGATCTATTTTCCTTTTGTTTTGATGCAACCTGCGCTTTTTTTTGCAGTCATGGTTGGGGGAGCGACTGGAACGTTTGTGTTCCAACTATTTGCTAGTGGGTTGAATGCTCCGGTTTCACCAGGTTCATTGGTGATTATTTTAGGGAATACACCACCCTCACAATTAGCAGGTGTCATTTTAGGTATTATTCTCAGTGCGATTGCTACATTTGTTTGTGCCATACTGTTATTGAAAAAAACGAAACCTGTGGAATCGATCCTCCAAGAAAGGAGCCAACTAATGAATCATGAAGCGGTCAACCAAATCATCTTTGCTTGCGATGCCGGGATGGGTTCTAGTGCAATGGGCGCAGCCATTTTGAAGAAAAAACTGCATGCGCAAGGGATAGATATACCTATAAGCTATACATCGATTTACGATCTGCCGAATCACAAGAAACAATTGGTGATCGTACAAAGCGCCTTTCAATCTTTGGCGCAAGAAAAAGCCAAAGAAAGTCAGATCATTGCTGTCGATCATTTTTTAGAAGTTGAGTCGTATCTACCATTGATCAAGCAGCAACTTCATGAAATAAACATTGAACCTCAGATCAAAAAACAACAAGAAGTTGAACAACCTAGAACCAGAGTTGTGTTTTTATACCAAGGAAATCGACGAGGCTCACAAACGATGGGGATGACGATTTTAATGAAGCTAGCCAAGGAATATCAGTTCGATCTATCTGTAGAAAAAACAGCCATCGAAGACCTAGTACCTGAAAAAGAAGTGGTATATCTTGCGAATGAAAGTATGGCAAAGGCGTATCAACTGGAACAACAAGTGGAGCATTTGTTGATCATTGATCATTTTGTCAGTACCAAAGCCTATCTATCATTAGTAAAGGAAGTGGACTAA
- the manA gene encoding mannose-6-phosphate isomerase, class I: protein MQEPLFLKPVFQEKIWGGSRLRSVFGFDIPNDKIGEDWAISAHPHGVSVVENGPFKGWKLDDLWKEHKELFGHPSEPVFPLLIKILDAEDDLSVQVHPDDAYGMAHEGELGKTECWYIIDAEPGAEIIYGHHAKTREELAEMIQDSRWDDLLKKVPVKKGDFFYVPSGTIHAIGKGIMILETQQSSDTTYRVYDYDRKDDQGNTRELHIQQSVDVTTVPAKAPELQIKEIRQGNSSIVTYVETEFFNVYEWDIKGITSFKKQAPYTLMTVIDGAGELVIDNQTYPLEKGTSAILPSDITEWKVQGELSIIASEPGKK, encoded by the coding sequence ATGCAAGAACCATTATTTTTAAAACCTGTTTTTCAAGAAAAAATCTGGGGAGGCAGTCGCTTACGTAGTGTGTTTGGCTTTGATATCCCTAATGATAAAATTGGCGAAGATTGGGCGATCAGTGCGCATCCTCATGGCGTGAGTGTCGTTGAAAATGGTCCATTCAAAGGTTGGAAACTAGATGATCTATGGAAAGAACATAAAGAATTATTTGGTCATCCATCAGAACCAGTTTTTCCGCTATTGATCAAAATCTTAGATGCAGAAGATGATCTATCTGTCCAAGTTCATCCGGATGATGCTTATGGTATGGCACATGAAGGAGAGCTAGGAAAAACAGAGTGCTGGTACATCATTGATGCCGAACCAGGTGCAGAGATCATCTATGGTCATCATGCAAAAACACGTGAAGAGTTAGCCGAAATGATCCAAGATAGTCGCTGGGATGATTTATTGAAAAAAGTTCCTGTCAAAAAAGGTGATTTTTTCTACGTACCAAGTGGAACGATCCATGCAATCGGTAAAGGGATCATGATTTTAGAAACACAACAAAGTTCAGACACAACTTATCGTGTTTATGATTATGATCGCAAAGACGACCAAGGAAACACTCGGGAATTACACATCCAACAATCAGTCGACGTAACAACAGTACCAGCAAAAGCTCCTGAATTACAGATCAAAGAGATCCGTCAAGGGAACTCTTCGATCGTCACTTACGTAGAAACAGAATTTTTCAACGTCTACGAATGGGACATCAAAGGAATCACATCCTTTAAAAAACAAGCACCGTATACATTGATGACAGTTATTGATGGTGCGGGAGAATTGGTGATAGACAACCAAACATACCCATTAGAAAAAGGAACAAGTGCGATCTTACCAAGCGATATCACGGAGTGGAAAGTTCAAGGAGAACTTTCGATCATCGCTTCTGAGCCAGGAAAAAAATAA
- the rbsD gene encoding D-ribose pyranase: protein MKKTKVINSDISRVIAQMGHFDKLSIGDAGMPVPMTTEKIDLAVTQGVPSFMEVLRNVLSELEVQRIYLAEEIKKENPDILLEIQKEMPETPITFIPHSEMKTELNNCHAFIRTGEMTPYANILLESGVVF, encoded by the coding sequence ATGAAAAAAACAAAAGTAATCAATTCTGATATCTCACGAGTGATTGCACAAATGGGACATTTTGATAAATTAAGTATTGGCGATGCAGGAATGCCTGTACCTATGACCACTGAAAAAATCGATTTAGCAGTCACGCAAGGGGTTCCTAGCTTTATGGAAGTCTTACGCAATGTGTTGTCAGAATTAGAGGTGCAACGTATTTATCTAGCAGAGGAAATCAAAAAAGAGAATCCTGACATTCTTTTAGAAATCCAAAAAGAAATGCCGGAGACACCGATCACGTTTATTCCGCATAGTGAAATGAAAACTGAGTTAAACAATTGTCACGCATTTATTCGCACAGGTGAGATGACTCCTTATGCGAATATCTTGTTAGAAAGTGGCGTCGTATTCTAA
- the rbsK gene encoding ribokinase yields MNTVTVIGSINLDRTIRVTYMPKPGETIHTKETFSAGGGKGANQAVAARRSEAKTYFIGGVGKDEAGKTMTELLEQEEIDLSGVATLENQATGQAYIIVDDQGENSIMIHAGANNAFTVTQVQENKTIIQKSDFIIAQFESAIEPTIEAFKIAREAGVKTILNPAPALENVPDELLAVTDMIIPNETETEILTGITITDEKSLKEAAQVFHGLGIEAVIITIGSKGAYYDIADGASGIVPAFKVHAVDTTAAGDTFIGAMSSILAKDFSNLEEAINYGNKASSVTVQRFGAQPSIPYKHELI; encoded by the coding sequence ATGAATACTGTTACAGTTATCGGAAGTATCAATTTAGATCGAACCATCCGTGTGACTTATATGCCAAAACCTGGAGAAACGATCCATACGAAAGAAACTTTTTCAGCTGGTGGAGGGAAGGGAGCTAACCAAGCGGTTGCTGCTAGACGTTCGGAGGCAAAAACTTACTTTATTGGTGGAGTGGGTAAAGACGAAGCAGGAAAAACGATGACAGAATTACTTGAACAAGAAGAAATCGATTTATCTGGTGTAGCGACATTAGAAAATCAAGCGACTGGACAAGCGTATATCATTGTTGATGACCAAGGTGAAAATAGTATCATGATCCATGCTGGTGCAAACAATGCGTTTACCGTAACACAAGTGCAAGAAAACAAAACAATCATCCAAAAAAGTGATTTTATTATTGCTCAGTTTGAAAGCGCTATAGAACCAACGATCGAAGCATTCAAAATCGCTCGAGAAGCTGGCGTGAAAACGATCTTGAATCCGGCACCTGCGCTAGAAAATGTTCCGGATGAGTTATTAGCAGTGACAGACATGATCATTCCGAATGAAACAGAAACGGAGATCTTAACAGGCATCACTATTACCGACGAAAAAAGTCTGAAAGAGGCGGCACAAGTCTTTCATGGATTAGGTATTGAAGCCGTGATCATCACGATCGGAAGTAAAGGCGCTTATTATGATATTGCTGACGGCGCTAGTGGGATCGTACCAGCTTTTAAAGTCCATGCAGTGGATACAACGGCTGCTGGGGATACCTTTATTGGCGCGATGAGCAGTATATTAGCCAAAGACTTCAGCAACCTAGAAGAAGCAATCAATTATGGTAATAAAGCCTCTTCTGTGACTGTTCAACGTTTTGGTGCTCAACCGTCTATTCCATATAAACATGAATTAATCTGA
- a CDS encoding ABC transporter ATP-binding protein, which produces MLKIVKRISLTSAIAATVFMIIQVLADLYLPTLTSNIIDKGVAKGDVDYIWQTGFVMIGFSLISILAAIANTFFATRESQKLGKQLRTEVYQKAENLTKDKFDKYGTASLITRTTNDVTQIQLVMQMFLRMMINAPITLVGASILAYQKDHQLTRIFLVVIPVMIILIGGIMYFAVPLFKSMQKKTDRLNLVFREGLTGVRVIRAFDKTRFEENRFDLANKDYTNTAIKVNTIVALMMPMMTLIMSGTNVAITWFGGHYIADMTLEVGNLIAFMTYAMQILISFMMLSAIFIMVPRAQASADRINEVLEEDAGIVDPEQPETVALAGKDASLSFKQVNYRYHGAEKLALEDINFEASSGDIVAIIGGTGSGKTTLVNLIPRLYDIESGEIAINGTSITDMTQYNLRELMGFVPQKAVLFSGTIRENMQYGKEDATDEMIWKALEIAQAKDFVSEMEDGLDSHVEQGGGNFSGGQRQRLAIARALVKEADIYVFDDSFSALDFKTDAKLRQALKENMTESITVLVAQRVSTVMDADTILVLDEGKLVGKGTHKELLATNETYKEIVNSQLREEDLA; this is translated from the coding sequence ATGCTAAAAATTGTCAAACGAATTTCATTGACCTCAGCAATCGCTGCAACGGTTTTTATGATTATTCAAGTGTTAGCAGATCTTTATTTGCCAACGTTAACATCTAATATTATTGACAAAGGCGTAGCAAAAGGTGATGTCGACTATATTTGGCAGACGGGATTTGTCATGATCGGATTTTCTTTGATCAGTATTTTAGCCGCCATTGCCAATACGTTTTTTGCTACACGAGAATCTCAAAAGTTAGGAAAACAATTACGAACAGAAGTCTATCAAAAAGCCGAAAATTTGACGAAAGACAAATTCGACAAGTACGGAACAGCTTCATTGATCACTCGTACAACGAATGATGTGACGCAGATCCAATTGGTGATGCAAATGTTTTTACGGATGATGATCAATGCGCCGATCACTCTTGTTGGGGCAAGTATCCTTGCTTATCAAAAGGACCATCAACTGACAAGGATTTTCTTAGTCGTGATTCCTGTCATGATCATTTTGATCGGTGGTATCATGTATTTTGCTGTTCCGCTATTCAAGAGTATGCAAAAGAAAACGGACCGCTTAAACCTTGTTTTTCGTGAAGGATTAACCGGTGTACGTGTCATCAGAGCGTTTGACAAAACACGTTTTGAGGAAAATCGTTTTGATTTAGCGAATAAGGATTATACAAATACGGCAATCAAAGTCAACACGATCGTTGCATTGATGATGCCAATGATGACGTTGATCATGAGTGGGACGAACGTAGCGATCACATGGTTTGGTGGGCACTACATAGCGGATATGACCTTAGAGGTCGGAAATCTGATTGCTTTCATGACTTATGCGATGCAAATTTTGATTAGTTTCATGATGTTATCAGCGATCTTTATCATGGTTCCTCGTGCCCAAGCTTCGGCTGATCGGATCAATGAAGTACTTGAAGAAGACGCAGGTATCGTTGACCCAGAACAACCAGAAACGGTTGCTTTAGCTGGAAAAGACGCAAGTTTGTCATTCAAACAGGTGAATTACCGTTACCACGGTGCAGAAAAACTAGCGTTGGAAGATATCAACTTTGAAGCTTCATCCGGCGATATCGTAGCTATCATTGGTGGTACTGGCTCAGGAAAAACGACTTTAGTGAATCTGATCCCACGTTTGTATGATATTGAATCGGGCGAGATCGCGATCAATGGAACGAGCATCACTGATATGACGCAATATAACTTGCGTGAATTGATGGGATTTGTTCCCCAAAAAGCTGTCCTTTTTTCTGGAACGATTCGTGAGAATATGCAATATGGGAAAGAAGACGCAACAGATGAGATGATTTGGAAAGCATTAGAGATCGCCCAAGCAAAAGACTTTGTTTCTGAAATGGAAGATGGTTTAGATAGTCATGTCGAACAAGGTGGCGGAAATTTCTCTGGTGGACAAAGACAGCGATTAGCTATTGCGCGTGCCTTAGTAAAAGAAGCCGACATCTATGTCTTTGATGATTCATTCTCAGCACTAGACTTCAAAACAGATGCGAAACTCCGTCAAGCACTAAAAGAAAATATGACAGAAAGTATCACCGTTTTAGTGGCGCAACGAGTAAGTACCGTCATGGATGCAGATACGATCTTAGTATTAGATGAAGGAAAACTTGTTGGAAAAGGAACGCATAAAGAATTACTAGCAACAAATGAAACATACAAAGAAATCGTCAACTCACAATTGAGAGAGGAGGATTTAGCATGA
- a CDS encoding serine hydrolase domain-containing protein: MYAKTKEYILKKMNEGYYPGVVAAFMKEDQIEKVIAGDAQIIPTIRPMTEDLLFDAASLTKVIATTSLVLRLIEDGKVELDEPLHTYLPTFENQTITIRHLLTHTSDIQTFIPDRDHLSQTELIEAYLKLQPGDQLGIEVRYTDAGTILLGLMLEEIFQEEAVELFEEQVLAPLGMMNSLFLPRPSERIVPTEQLPSGEVIHGLTHDPKARVLAEHAGNAGLFIDLADCEKFVRMYLQYGKLDSGHFLEETTIRSLLADHTPTGKGGRSLGWDLKQDKKDGHPLLFHTGYTGTFLLIDPIDQEAFIFLSNRLHPNDHREEYLKCRDEIIEIYLQEKALH, encoded by the coding sequence ATGTACGCTAAAACGAAAGAATATATACTAAAAAAAATGAATGAGGGATATTATCCAGGGGTCGTCGCTGCTTTTATGAAAGAGGATCAGATTGAAAAAGTGATCGCAGGTGATGCGCAGATCATTCCTACAATCAGACCAATGACCGAAGATTTGCTCTTTGATGCAGCCTCCCTGACAAAAGTGATTGCAACGACAAGCCTTGTCTTGCGATTGATCGAAGACGGGAAAGTTGAATTAGATGAACCTTTGCATACGTACTTGCCGACTTTTGAGAATCAAACGATCACGATTCGCCACTTATTGACACATACCTCAGACATCCAGACATTTATTCCTGATCGAGATCATCTATCACAAACAGAATTGATTGAAGCTTATTTGAAACTTCAACCAGGCGATCAATTAGGAATCGAAGTTCGCTATACGGATGCAGGCACGATTCTTTTAGGATTGATGTTAGAGGAGATTTTCCAGGAAGAGGCGGTCGAGCTTTTTGAAGAGCAAGTACTAGCACCGTTAGGAATGATGAATAGCTTATTCTTACCACGTCCTTCAGAACGGATCGTTCCGACTGAACAACTTCCTTCTGGTGAGGTGATCCATGGCTTGACACATGATCCAAAAGCACGAGTGTTAGCAGAACATGCAGGTAATGCTGGTCTATTTATTGATCTTGCGGATTGTGAGAAGTTTGTCCGGATGTATCTGCAATACGGAAAGTTAGATTCTGGTCATTTTTTGGAAGAGACAACTATCCGTTCCTTATTGGCTGATCATACGCCAACTGGTAAAGGTGGTCGCTCACTCGGATGGGATTTAAAACAAGATAAAAAGGATGGGCATCCATTACTATTCCATACAGGCTATACAGGGACATTTCTATTGATCGACCCAATCGATCAAGAAGCCTTCATCTTTCTATCCAATCGCCTACATCCAAACGATCATCGTGAAGAATATCTAAAATGTCGGGATGAAATCATTGAAATTTATTTACAAGAGAAAGCGTTACACTGA
- the rbsU gene encoding ribose/proton symporter RbsU yields the protein MNATALLIGLGPLLGWGLYPTIASKIGGRPVNQILGSTIGTLIFALIFALINGIALPSGMDLVFSILSGVGWATAQIITFQSFTLIGSSRAMPITTAFQLLGASLWGVFALGNWPGTTAKILGGLALILIILGAWMTVWTEKKTKENSSLLKKAVLLLAVGEIGYWAYSAAPQATTIDGMHAFLPQAMGMVLVAIIYTAVLSMRGHEKSAFTEVVSYKQIFSGFFFAFAALTYLISAQPNMNGLATGFILSQTSVVLATLTGIWFLGQKKTKKEMTVTIIGLVLILAAATMTVLI from the coding sequence ATGAATGCAACAGCATTATTGATCGGATTAGGACCATTACTAGGTTGGGGACTTTATCCAACGATTGCTTCGAAGATCGGTGGCCGTCCTGTGAACCAGATTTTGGGATCAACAATAGGAACTTTGATATTCGCACTTATTTTTGCCCTGATCAATGGCATAGCACTGCCATCTGGAATGGATCTTGTCTTTTCTATTCTTTCCGGTGTGGGCTGGGCGACTGCTCAAATCATTACTTTTCAATCTTTCACACTGATTGGCTCGTCACGTGCAATGCCTATCACCACAGCTTTTCAATTACTTGGGGCTTCATTATGGGGTGTTTTTGCGCTAGGCAATTGGCCAGGAACGACAGCGAAGATTCTTGGTGGATTAGCATTGATCTTGATTATTTTAGGCGCATGGATGACTGTTTGGACTGAGAAAAAAACCAAAGAAAATAGCAGTTTACTGAAAAAAGCGGTTTTATTATTAGCAGTCGGAGAGATTGGGTATTGGGCATATTCCGCAGCACCTCAAGCAACAACCATCGACGGAATGCACGCTTTCTTGCCACAAGCAATGGGGATGGTCTTAGTGGCGATCATCTACACCGCTGTATTAAGTATGAGAGGGCATGAAAAATCAGCATTTACGGAAGTTGTTTCTTATAAACAAATTTTTTCTGGCTTCTTTTTTGCCTTTGCTGCATTGACCTATTTGATTTCTGCACAACCAAATATGAATGGTTTGGCAACGGGCTTCATCTTGTCGCAAACTTCTGTTGTTCTAGCAACCTTAACTGGTATCTGGTTCTTAGGACAAAAGAAAACGAAAAAAGAAATGACTGTCACGATCATTGGGTTGGTCCTAATCTTAGCGGCTGCAACGATGACTGTTTTGATATAA
- a CDS encoding VOC family protein: MKVFDLGSTTYLKSIAIRVKDRDKMIEFYRDTIGFDLKREENELAIFGTVENDSEMLLLEESPRANDHFGEIKKLNRFSLIIPTLEEMADVLYRIRQTNQTIEEALESDGRIGILMKDPEGNMLEIYHEETHTSQQQAVEQLDQEALLRQSNERFKKLSAGTYFQKVHLNVLDMEKEREFLSELLGLTVHKEEEKEFILNKGDFHVGLTQAESPVIALPTDEILGLDFLKFVVDPESMQRLIAHLNTETIDFYIDKKQKVLTLYDAIGIEWWFVDETKATNVIQ, translated from the coding sequence ATGAAAGTTTTTGATTTGGGGTCTACTACTTATTTGAAAAGTATTGCGATACGTGTAAAAGACCGTGATAAAATGATCGAGTTTTATAGAGACACGATCGGTTTCGATTTAAAGAGAGAAGAAAATGAATTAGCGATTTTCGGTACAGTAGAAAATGACAGCGAGATGTTATTATTAGAGGAAAGTCCACGAGCAAATGATCACTTTGGGGAAATCAAAAAGCTCAATCGCTTTTCTTTGATCATTCCGACATTAGAAGAAATGGCAGATGTGCTGTATCGCATTCGCCAAACGAATCAAACGATCGAAGAAGCACTGGAAAGTGATGGCAGAATCGGTATTTTAATGAAAGATCCTGAAGGCAATATGTTAGAGATCTATCATGAAGAGACTCACACTTCACAACAACAAGCGGTGGAACAATTAGACCAAGAAGCGCTATTAAGACAATCAAATGAACGCTTTAAGAAATTGTCTGCTGGTACTTATTTCCAAAAAGTCCACCTAAATGTACTAGATATGGAAAAGGAACGAGAATTTTTATCAGAGCTTTTAGGTCTGACTGTGCATAAAGAGGAAGAGAAAGAATTTATCTTGAATAAAGGTGATTTTCATGTAGGACTGACTCAAGCTGAGAGTCCAGTGATTGCCTTACCGACTGATGAAATCTTAGGATTAGACTTTTTGAAATTTGTTGTTGATCCAGAAAGTATGCAACGTCTGATTGCACATTTGAACACAGAAACGATCGATTTTTACATTGACAAAAAACAAAAAGTTTTGACTTTGTATGATGCAATTGGCATCGAATGGTGGTTCGTGGACGAAACAAAAGCAACTAATGTTATCCAATGA